A segment of the Aureliella helgolandensis genome:
TCTGAGCAACCACGCTGGATGCCATGAGTCCGCATTGAAGAATCGCGAAACCGAATGCGAAGGTAAATAATTTGAGTGAATTTTTCATTTTGATTTCCTGGAAGGTACTGACTGGATGTGAAGCTGCCCGTAAGCGACATTTGAGTCTTCCGGCGGGCAAGTGATGGATATTGTACCTATTCTCAGGATTCGCAGTTTCCAGCACTTAGTCCCCCGCGATTCCTCAAGTTGCGCAGTTCCAAATCTAATCAGGAAGCTCCCGTGAATCCTAATGCACTCGTCGGTATAGCCCAAACCTAGACGCGAAGAGTGCCAATAGGGCGACCCCATGACGGTGCACGTCGGTAACCTATGGCAAATCGGCAGAGCCAGTCCATGGAGGCGGTGTGTTTGGTTCACTGAGAACAGATTTCCTCGAGCTTGCGTTTGCAACATGGGCATTATCCCTTGAGTTCCTTAGCAAGCGTCTTCAACGACCAAGGCTGCGGTAGGCTTAACCTAGTCCGAAATGTCAGTGGAACGCGGCACGCATAATGACAATAGGTGATCCCACCTGCCGAGTGCCTAGGACCTCGACCGATGATCTAGCCACATCCCTGTCAAAGAAAGTCGCACATGTTTAGCGATGGTCCTTCAGGAACCAAGTGCGTTCTACCCCAGACTCGATATCGCATTTCGGAGAGCATGCCGGGCAACTTGCAGCGTTGCTGGAATCGAATATTTGGGCGAGTTCCACCTCCGAGAAAGACGGGGCATCGGGCTCTGGCTCGTCGGGGCAAAGGCTCTTCAAGTGGAGCCGAACTGTGCGATTCATCGGACGCCAGAAGGCTTTTCCTGTTTTCACGCGCCGATAGTAGAGCCAGCCCCAAGGTGATGACTCTTTGAGCTCCCGGTCAGGCGATTGGCGAGTTCGATGAGAAGATCGCCGAAGCAATGAAGCAGCATCCTAATGCACACCTCTTCAATAGCCTACGAGGCGCCGGTCCTGCTCTTGCGCCGCGATTGCTCTGTGCGTTTGGGGCACAGAAAGACCGCTGGGAAGATGCAGATAGCCTGGCTGCGTTCAGTGGGCTTGCACCCGTGACGCGTAAAAGCGGCAAGCAGCTTCAGGTTCAACGGAGGTATGCCTGACCCAAGTTCCTTCGCCAAACATTCCATGAGTTCGCCGACAGCGCTCACATCTACTGCCCATGGACCAAGGCACGATACTGCATGTTACGCGACCGAGGAATGAAGCATCATGCGGCAATCAGAAAACTCGCGCGTAGCTGGATCAGAATCCTGTTCCGCGTGTGGCAAACCGAGGTGCCATTCGACTGCGATCGATACATCGCCCAACTCAAACAACGCTGTCCGGAGATTGCTCGATACCTAGCCCCAGAAAATTGACCAATTCCAATATTAACCCCTTGCGGAAACCTCAAATGTCTTACGCACTAACTGCAATCGGGCAGGCTTGCCTTCGGCGATGCTGGACTGTTGTCAAATTGATGGCGCCACCTGCAGAGGTCTACGTCACCGCTTTCATTCGAGCACGTGCTTTCGCCCGAGAAGTTTGTCCAGCCGCCGCGGCGTCGTGAGTGATCGAGTATCTTGCTTTACGGCGACGTAAATTCCGTTAGTTCACGTTTCCCGCTGGGACCGCATCGTGTCCCACGCAAACAGCTTTTTATCTCCCCGCAGGCCCAGACGGTGATGAATCGTCTATAAGCTCGTCCAGGGAAATGCAGGTGCGGCAAATTCGGTTGTATTTCCGCTCAACACCAAAGATCTGCAATGCGCAAAACCTCGCTGCTCATAACGAGCTTCACTGCATAAGCTGCCATAAGAAACGGACTCTGGTGACCGCCGGGACGATTGCCGGGACCATCTGCGCCCGGTCCGCATCGCCAACTCGTCGTAACGATTCCCAAACGGTTGCAGGTCTGCTGTCGCCGCGCCCGCAGTCTGATCGGCAAACTCGCCCGGGCCGCTTCTCAGACCTCCTTCGAGATTTATCGGCAGGTGCTCGGTCGTCGCGATGCCCTCCCAGGCCTAGAAATGTATGGCCTGCGGTCTTTGGTATCAGCGTTCACCTGCGGTCCTCAGCTTGGGCGATCGCCAAGTAACGACGCGGCCGTTGGAACAGCTACACGTCAGCTGCGAATCGTCCATAGAGAATTCCAAGTCGACAACCCACTCGCCGGGCGCATCTCCTGCAAACACTTCTTGCCAAGTCTCAGTCTCCCATAAACGCACGGTTTGATCTTGCCCAGATGTGGCTAGGCGCGTTCCGTCTCTTGAAAATTTAAGGTTGAGAACTCGGGCAGAGTGTCCCATGAGCTTGAACTGTTTCGCATTGAGCCGATCGTAAACCAAGATCGTTCGACTCTCACCGCAAATAGCCAGGTAACGTTCGTCGGGAGAAATGGCTACTTCTCGGACTGGAAACTCGGGACGCAACGGGGTGGAAACATGACCATCGTATTTGCGTATGGTCACTTGTCGGCGTTCACTCACGGTCAACAACGCGCGGGACTTTGGAAATAATTCCATCACATAGATGGGATCGTTGCAAGGCTGATAGACAGCCTCCATCTGGCCATTGTTCAAGTCGAGACGTGACACTTTGCCGTCGCAACCTCCGACCCATAGGCATGAGCCTTTCGGATCGAGTACGCAACGCTGGAAGGGGCCGTCGAAGTGTTGTAGTTCGACTCTTCCCGCGACTCCTGCGTCGATATCTGTGGCCGCAGACGATAGTGTCGACTGTAGTTTGGAAGACTGAATGATCGAAAGAGTACCGGAACGGTCAATGACGGCCAATCGCAACTGATCTTTATCACTAGATGGCAAGAATTCGATGTCAATTACCCGAGAGGTTCCGACGGAGTGCTGTAGCAAGCCCACAAGTTCGTCGCCCATTCTCCAGCAGCTCACGTTGCCGGCGTTGTCGCCCAAAGCGAGAAAATTCCCGTTGGTATCGACGGCCATACAGACCGGACTGCTTGGAGAGGTATCGAGGGTTGCCTTGTTGAAGGTTGGCTTCCAAAACCTAATCAGCGCGTCAGTATCCGCGGTCGCAAGCGTCCCGGTCCTGGGGCAAAAATCCACCGCTCGAACCGTTGCACTGTGAGCGCGAAGGTCTTTGAGGTGCCACCGCTCCTCAGGGTCGTTTTCGAAATCATTGACGTCAATACATCGCCAAAGCTGAATGCGATTGTTGGTCGCTCCATTGGCAAAGAACGCGCCATCGGCAGATTGTTTGACAGAAAAAACGCCTCCAGTGGCAACGGACTTCACCGGTTTCAAGGTGGGGAATTCGTAAGCTCCACTGTCGGGATCGCGGTCGCCAAGCTGCCAAACCGCGATTAGGCCGTTGGACAGTCCTGCCAAGACATGTTCATTGCCGCGATAGAATTCCACGCTGCGCACCTCGGTCGCATGATTTCCTGGCCGGACCGCAATCGTCGTCCCCATTCGCTCACGAGAGGCAGCATCGTACAGAGCTAATTCCGCCACAAGTTGCCCATCCTTGGTCTCCCTCGTTCGATCCCCGGTGATCAACAGATTCCCATCGGGCGAAAAATCGCAGTCGATGATGAACTTCTTGCTAGGTGTTTGTGAGTAGCCCTTTTCCAAGTCCTGCATATCCCACCAATACAGCCCTTCGTCGCCTCCCGCCACCAACTGCAGACCATCGGGACTGATTGCAACGCAGCGGAGCATGCGTGTTGAAGGTTGGCAGAGATAGATCACTTCATTTTGAGCATAGTCCCACACATACAGCTCGCCATTGTTACACGCCACTGCAAGCCGTTTTCCGTCGGGCGTAAAGGCGACAGAAACGCCGCGGTGATTGCAGTTCAGTTCGGCAATAATTTGCTGGGTCACAACGTCCAACACCGCCGCACACAGGCTGCTCGATTGAGCGATGGCCAATTTGCTCCCGTCGGGCGAATACTCAATATCCTGGATCTGATGGACACCGTAAGTGAACGAGCCGATTCGCTCCTGGGGCTTGCAGCGTGACCGCAGGTGATACCATTCCCAGCCGCGGAAGTCCGCAGCGCCGGCGGGCGGAATCTGCGCTTCGACCAAAGCCAGCGCCTTGTCAAAATTGCCTTGCCGGAAGTAATCCTGCGCGCTGCGGATTTCAGCGATGTAGGTTCGCCGAGCCAGCGTGTCGTTCAGGGCCAAAGTTTTTTCGAACTGCCAAAAGAACAAAGCAGCTCCAACGATCAGACTGGCCATGACCAACAGTCCCGCCGTCAATGCGCCGCGGTGCCGTCGAGCGAACTTGCGCACCGCGAGGTACTTCGAAGGCGCCGGAATCGACAGTCGATCGCCCCGCAAGTGCCGAAATATATCCTCTCCCAGTTCGCCCGCTGACTGGTAGCGTAGCGCTGGATCTTTTTCGAGAGCCTTAGCAGCAATCCAATCCAGCTCGCCAGCCACCCGCCCCACAAGGCGTTTCACGCTCTCGTTGCGTAGTTTAGCAAGCTTCGGCAAGTCGCTAGCTTCGGACAAGCGTCTCGAAGCGCGGTTCGGTTCCTGGTGACGAATCGTGTTGTAAATTGCATCGACTTCGCTGCGAGCATGTCCTGACAAATCGAGCGGCGGCACATCAGTCAGCAGCTCGTACAGAATCGCTCCCAGCGAGTAGACGTCACTGCGCGTGTCGATCGCGGAAGGATCAAGGCTCAACTGTTCGGGACTCATGTATTGCCAAGTTCCCAGCACTTGGCCGAATTCGGTCATCATCGTACTTTGAGCTGTTTGATCGACCAGTTTCGCGATTCCGAAATCGATGACTTTCAACTGAGCTTGTCCATCGACGGCTGCGACCAAAATATTGGATGGCTTCAAATCGCGATGAATGATGCCGCGATGATGCGCGAATTGAATCGTCTCGCATATTTCGCCAAACAGCGCCAGTCGCCTCTCGATGCTCAGCCCCTTGTCATCGCTGTAGTCGCACAGCGACTGGCCCTCGATCATCTCCATGGCAAAGAAGTGGAAGCCTTCGGCGGTGCCCGCGTCCAACAACTTGGCAATGCGCGGATGATCCAACGAAGCAAGCGTCTGACGCTCCAGCTCGAATCGACGAATGGCCGAATCGTGATCGACGCCAGGCTTGAGAACTTTCAGGGCCACGTAGCGCTGGACCGGATGTGACTGACGCGCTCGAAAAACAACGCCCATACCGCCTTCCCCAAGGACCCTCTCCAGTTGGTAGCGGTCCAGTTGGCGCGGAATTCCGTTCGCAGTGCTTCTACACGTGGTTGCGCCAGCAGATGCCGCGTCGGCGCCGGTTGAATCCCGCCGTACAAGTTGGGCAGAATTGGATGCCGGACAATTGGAGTCCGGCGCGGTCTGCCAAGTCCCGTCCGGTTGAGGATCCTTTAGGGATTCTTGCCCCGCCATAGCTTCGATTTGCGCACGCACTGTCGCAGCGCCCGCGAGTCGTTCCAAGGCGTCGACACATTGCGGGCAATCTTGCAGATGAGCTTCAATGTACTGAAACTCAGAGTCGTCCCCATCGCCCGCCGCAAAGGCGCGCAAGGCTTCTTTGCTCGGGTGACCGGTCATATCCGTTCCTCCAACTCCGTCGCATGTTGCTTTAGTCGCCGCAAGACGCGACTTTTGGCGGTAATCACGGAAGCTTTCGGCATGCACAGCAATTCAGCGACTTCGTCTGCAGACAGCTCGCCGAAAACCTGCTTTTCAAAGGCGGCAATCGTCTGCGGAGCGAAATCCGGAGCGATCCGCTCTAACAAGCGTCCTATCAGAAAGCAATCGTGTTCACGGTCCCATCGCTGCGCCAGCTCGCTATCGTCACGCACCAACTGCTCCACGGCGGATTCAAGGTGTATCACCTGCGGACCACGTAGCCGAGTCTGTCGCCGCAGAAACGTCGCAAGTCGATTCGCCGTGATTTTGCGCAACCAAGTCCGAAATGCGCCAGCATTACCACTGTGCTCGAAGCGCGGAAGTTCACGCAGTAGCACGCACATCACGTCTTGCCGGACATCGGCTGCTGCATGGCCGTCAAGCCCATAACGCGTCAAACAGCTCTCAATAAACGGTTCGTACTTGAGCAGAAATGCACCCCAAGCTTGTGCATCGGACATCGACTTGACCTTGTGCAATAGGTCCAGGGAAGTTGTCATTGTCATCGTGTGCTCAGCCAGCTCTGGATCTTCGAACGCGATGGGACCTTGGTAGCACAGCACGCCGCACTTTGCAAATCGAGGCACTAGGCGGGGGGGAACGTTCCACTCTGTAGGCTAGGCCGCAAAATTCGCATGAATCTATCAAAACATTTGATGTACCGAGTCATTTTCGCGCGCCACCGCGCCTTCTACTTCATAGAGACTCCTTACGCCGGTTGCCCACGTTCGGCACTCAAGCAATTCAAATCAACCAAGAGGTGAAATCATGAAATTACTTAGCCTATTTCTCCTAAGTGCTCTGGTCGTTCCAATATCAACTTGTTTCTCGCAGCAGTCTTCGCACGAGGACTTTCAAGAGTTCTGCAAATCCGTGGAGGGACGTTGGATCGGATCGACAACGTTAGTGCAAGATTCTCCATTTGGAAAAAAAGGGGACAGAGTCACCACTCATTTCTCTTCGTATATGGCGGCCGACGGGCATATGTTGATCGGTACCTACCAGGCCGGTGAAGGAACCGCTACTTGGATTCTAAGCTATCACCCGGGGGCTAAGCAAATCAATGTCCATTTGACCAACTCGGGAGGCAACTACGCTGAGGGGACGATCGCCAAGGAGAACGGCAAATGGACGGAACGAACCAAGGGTGCCAGGCCTGATGGAAGCCCGACCACGGCAGTACAAGTGCTGACGACCACAGACGATGGTGAAACGCATACGTGGAAAGGCTCAGGCACGGTTGACGGTAAGGCGATCGACGATTGGGCGACGGTTTGGAAACGGGTTTATAAGCAATAGAACTCGGTGGTTAGGCGACTTCTCTAAGCCAGACCACTGCACTCTATCTTGCAGTTGCTTCCGCGGAGGCTCCCATACCTTGAAAGTCATCGACGCGAAATCCAGCGACGTAGCCGTCACCGACATCCACGAACCATTAGTTAGCCACACGCCGGTATGACGCGTCGCTAGTCGCTTCTCTTACTTCAGTCCACGACAGATCACGACCATCAGGAGAGCCCGTTATGAAATCCGCGATATTGGTTTATACCGTACTTCTGTTTCCGAGTGTCTCTGCCTTTGGACAGAGCGACGATCCAGCGTTACCCGCCGAGGCTCGGACTTTTATGTCGCGTTTGGTGGGTACTTGGGAAATGCAAGGTCTTCGCAATGGCGAGCCGTTTACGGGGCTGTTGCAAGTCCGCTGGAATGACGCCCAGACGGGGTTAATTTATTGCAGCCGGGAGGGAAGTCGACTGACACATGGCGTGGGATTCTGGGATGCCACGACGGGCGAACTGGTCGAGACATGGGTCGTCGACAATTTATCGGTTGCATTGCGCATTAAGCCTAATACGGATCGAACCGTCGGTGATGGGCGTGTCATGCTGTACTTGCCCAATGGCGAAACGGCCGTTGGTACAACCCGGTCCGAGTATCTCACGGCGGACAATATTAGGTTTATCGGAGGCGGAACCGGCGGGCAGTCCTTTGAGGCAGAATACACCCGCGTACCAATCGAAGCCTCGGAAGCCGCGCTGGCCAATTATGGAAAATTCGTGGTCGGGGGAACGTGGGTGTGTGAGACTCAAACTCCAATCTCGAAACATACCTATCATTGGCGACCGGGGAACAAGACGCTGTGGTGGGATCGGCAGGGAGGACGCTTTCCAGGCTTAAGTCTTCTCTCAGTGGACCACGTTGCGCAATGCGTCCGCAGCATGGATGTTGACGACGACGGCTCGACCGGCAGTGCCGTATGGCTGCAGTCGAATGAGAACACCTGGCTAATGCTCGGACGTTATCACGCGCCAGATGGCGAGCAAGATTTGCAACTTACGTTGACCCGCACTTCGCAAGATGAAATTCACCTCACGGGAACGGCTGTCATCGACGGTAAAGAACAAACGCTTTCAGATGTTTGGAAACGAAAACGCTAGCCAGAGTACTGGACTACAGCTTGCCCTTCAAACGCGAGATGAGAGTTCAAGAATCACTCAACACAACGGAGAATTAAAATGATAAGATCAACTCTGGCTTTGGCTATTTTCTTGACAGCGTTCGCGTTGCAGCCTGCTGTAGCTCAGGACCATCACCAAGCCTTCGAGCAATTTGCCGAATTCATGGAAGGTAGCTGGACCCCTGCTGAACAAAACAATGCACTACGGCCGATCCGGCATGTGTATTCATGGACGCTCGATGGAAAATTCATGCGCACCAACGGCACGCAAGATCCTGGCCGAGCCTGGGACGGCTTCGTTGGAATCGAACCCAAGTCCGGTAAGCTGGCCTGGTGGGGTTTCTTTACGACTGGCGAAGCGGGACCGATCTATCTGACGAAATTCACCGACGACGAATGGGTGTTTGTGGCTGACAACGTTGGCGCTGATGGCCAGACGAAGAAGAGCGTGTCCGTAAAGATTGTCGGAAACGGAAAGCTACACGCCCATGTCATCGACACGTCGGGCAAAGAGAAAAAAGAAATTCACGAAGAGTGGATTCGGGCTGCCACTGGAAAGATGGCAAACGAAGCCAAGAAACCGCATCTTTGGGAATATCTGGTTGGCGATTGGGAGTTCACGAACTCCAAGGGCCTGAAAGCCAGCATAACGTTCGAAACGGTCGCTGGTGGAATGGCGAGTATCGGACACTGGATGACCGACGACGGCAAGGCGGCGATCGAGACTGTTGGTTGGAACACCGATAAGAAATGTCTGGTTGTCGATGGCTACGGAACATCGGGCAACTACTGGCACGTGGAATACACCACCGTCGGTGCCAAGAAGTGCAGCGGCCCCAGCAAAGTCGTCTATCCCGACGGGAGCAGTGTCGAAGGGATCATGACGATCGAGAAAGTCGACGAAAACACGGTCAAGTTGCACACCGACGGCAAGGACGAAAACGGGCAGCCGATTGAAGTGAATTCACAATGGAAACGGCGCACCCCATAACTCAAACTCGGAGAACATCCATGCCGCGCGCGATCTGCATATTTCTGCTGCTAACAAATTCCGTATTTGCGCAGGATCCGCAAGATTGGAAACAATACAACCATGGCAATGTTGGCTGGCGATTCAACGCATCGGAAAAGACCCTGAATCCCACTACGGTTTCATACATGGTCGAGAAATGGCGGTTCCCACCACGCAACTCAGATACTGAGATCGGCATTGTCCATGCGACGCCAATCGTAGTGAACGGATTCGTCTACTTTGGGACGACGCGAACCAACCCAACGTTCTACAAATTGACTCCCTCAGGCCAACTCTGCTGGAAATATCCGATTGAATCCGTGATAACGGCTGAAAAGCAGGATCCGTATATTGTTTATGGTTCTGAGAGCGCTGTCGACGGCGTTTTGAACTCGGCATTGGTGACAGACGACAGTGTCTATTTCGGAACCTTCGGCGGCCAGCTAATTTGTCTTGATCGATTCAGCGGAGAACTAAAGTGGCGAGTGTTGACCAAGGAACCGCCCTTCACAAGTGCTCACGGGGCGAACACGATCATGTCGTCGCCCATCATAGCTGACGGCAAATTGATTGTGGCGGGCGGAGGATTCGAGCACAGCTTGGGTGCGGTGCCTGAGTATCCTTGCTGTTCGGGACGAGGTTTCGTGGCTGCCTTCGCCCCCGCTACAGGTAAGGAGATTTGGGTTTTCAATATTGGCCCGGAACCTGAGCAATTCGATGAGCCTGTAGCGATGACTTCGGTGGATGGCAAGATTGAATTTGTGGCCGGACCATCGACGAGCTCCGTGTGGTGTACTCCCAGTTATGACGCCGCGGCAAAGGTTCTCTACTTCGGCACGGACACGCACAACGCACCCCGCCGTCCAACAGCTGATGACTCCAGGCTCTACAACAAATACTCCTCGGCCATCATCGCCATTCAAGTCACCGACGGTCAGGAAAAATGGGTTCGCCAACTTGTTAAGAATGACGTATGGAACAATGCAGTACCAGCATACAGCGAATCCACTGGCGAATACAAGGATCTGTCGATTGGAGATACGCCCAAACTTTATTCGTTAGAGATTGAAGGCAAAGTTAGAGATGTGCTAGGGGTCGGTTGCAAGAACGGCAGCTTCTATGTGATCGACCGGCACACGGGACAGATCTTAACTCAAACTCCAACCTACCAGGGGCCGCCAACACCAGGTGCATCAGCTTCCGCGGAGGATAACATCTTAGCCCTTCCAAGTGCCATCGGCGGCATACAAACAGGTTGTGCCTACGACGGCTCAAGCATCTACGTCAATGGCATCGATTGGCCGGCACTTTCTCTTTCGCTCTCACGCCTGACCGCTATGGATGCGCCCACCGGCGGGCGAGTCACGTCGCTGCAATCGAACGCGTTAGCTGAGAACTGGCGGCATGAGCGTCCCAAGGTTCAATATGCAAACGTGGCCGACGAAAGAGAATACCTTTCGGGGGATCCGG
Coding sequences within it:
- a CDS encoding transposase, whose product is MKQHPNAHLFNSLRGAGPALAPRLLCAFGAQKDRWEDADSLAAFSGLAPVTRKSGKQLQVQRRYA
- a CDS encoding serine/threonine-protein kinase — its product is MTGHPSKEALRAFAAGDGDDSEFQYIEAHLQDCPQCVDALERLAGAATVRAQIEAMAGQESLKDPQPDGTWQTAPDSNCPASNSAQLVRRDSTGADAASAGATTCRSTANGIPRQLDRYQLERVLGEGGMGVVFRARQSHPVQRYVALKVLKPGVDHDSAIRRFELERQTLASLDHPRIAKLLDAGTAEGFHFFAMEMIEGQSLCDYSDDKGLSIERRLALFGEICETIQFAHHRGIIHRDLKPSNILVAAVDGQAQLKVIDFGIAKLVDQTAQSTMMTEFGQVLGTWQYMSPEQLSLDPSAIDTRSDVYSLGAILYELLTDVPPLDLSGHARSEVDAIYNTIRHQEPNRASRRLSEASDLPKLAKLRNESVKRLVGRVAGELDWIAAKALEKDPALRYQSAGELGEDIFRHLRGDRLSIPAPSKYLAVRKFARRHRGALTAGLLVMASLIVGAALFFWQFEKTLALNDTLARRTYIAEIRSAQDYFRQGNFDKALALVEAQIPPAGAADFRGWEWYHLRSRCKPQERIGSFTYGVHQIQDIEYSPDGSKLAIAQSSSLCAAVLDVVTQQIIAELNCNHRGVSVAFTPDGKRLAVACNNGELYVWDYAQNEVIYLCQPSTRMLRCVAISPDGLQLVAGGDEGLYWWDMQDLEKGYSQTPSKKFIIDCDFSPDGNLLITGDRTRETKDGQLVAELALYDAASRERMGTTIAVRPGNHATEVRSVEFYRGNEHVLAGLSNGLIAVWQLGDRDPDSGAYEFPTLKPVKSVATGGVFSVKQSADGAFFANGATNNRIQLWRCIDVNDFENDPEERWHLKDLRAHSATVRAVDFCPRTGTLATADTDALIRFWKPTFNKATLDTSPSSPVCMAVDTNGNFLALGDNAGNVSCWRMGDELVGLLQHSVGTSRVIDIEFLPSSDKDQLRLAVIDRSGTLSIIQSSKLQSTLSSAATDIDAGVAGRVELQHFDGPFQRCVLDPKGSCLWVGGCDGKVSRLDLNNGQMEAVYQPCNDPIYVMELFPKSRALLTVSERRQVTIRKYDGHVSTPLRPEFPVREVAISPDERYLAICGESRTILVYDRLNAKQFKLMGHSARVLNLKFSRDGTRLATSGQDQTVRLWETETWQEVFAGDAPGEWVVDLEFSMDDSQLTCSCSNGRVVTWRSPKLRTAGER
- a CDS encoding RNA polymerase sigma factor encodes the protein MTMTTSLDLLHKVKSMSDAQAWGAFLLKYEPFIESCLTRYGLDGHAAADVRQDVMCVLLRELPRFEHSGNAGAFRTWLRKITANRLATFLRRQTRLRGPQVIHLESAVEQLVRDDSELAQRWDREHDCFLIGRLLERIAPDFAPQTIAAFEKQVFGELSADEVAELLCMPKASVITAKSRVLRRLKQHATELEERI
- a CDS encoding outer membrane protein assembly factor BamB family protein encodes the protein MPRAICIFLLLTNSVFAQDPQDWKQYNHGNVGWRFNASEKTLNPTTVSYMVEKWRFPPRNSDTEIGIVHATPIVVNGFVYFGTTRTNPTFYKLTPSGQLCWKYPIESVITAEKQDPYIVYGSESAVDGVLNSALVTDDSVYFGTFGGQLICLDRFSGELKWRVLTKEPPFTSAHGANTIMSSPIIADGKLIVAGGGFEHSLGAVPEYPCCSGRGFVAAFAPATGKEIWVFNIGPEPEQFDEPVAMTSVDGKIEFVAGPSTSSVWCTPSYDAAAKVLYFGTDTHNAPRRPTADDSRLYNKYSSAIIAIQVTDGQEKWVRQLVKNDVWNNAVPAYSESTGEYKDLSIGDTPKLYSLEIEGKVRDVLGVGCKNGSFYVIDRHTGQILTQTPTYQGPPTPGASASAEDNILALPSAIGGIQTGCAYDGSSIYVNGIDWPALSLSLSRLTAMDAPTGGRVTSLQSNALAENWRHERPKVQYANVADEREYLSGDPVASGIAVANGVLFFTTTISGKLTALDAASGKMIKEFEIGPIWCGPSVSRGRVYVGSGNDLFRPWNAEKAEQRPKGFSLPLTQTGAVYSFGLPGEDEVARLSETEK